The following are from one region of the Thermoproteus uzoniensis 768-20 genome:
- a CDS encoding ATP-binding cassette domain-containing protein, translated as MAPPGVELRDVWKRYRSWVLRGVTLEVSGRVLVWGPNGSGKSTLIRIAAGLTPPSRGEVLARTRPGVALQSSFLHPDLTLEENLKFFAKAVGCGLIEPAFRLGLGPYMGRRVSELSFGWRRRADLAAALLCEPDVLLLDEPLLGLDASGAAAVVEAVLGHGGDALITASDPCRYSSMRFDAVYTLRDGKLVEEEAPC; from the coding sequence ATGGCGCCGCCGGGCGTAGAGCTACGCGACGTCTGGAAGAGGTACAGGTCCTGGGTGTTGAGGGGCGTGACGCTGGAGGTGTCGGGGAGAGTCTTGGTCTGGGGCCCCAACGGCTCGGGCAAATCGACCTTGATAAGGATCGCCGCCGGGCTCACGCCGCCCAGCCGAGGGGAGGTCCTCGCGAGGACTAGGCCGGGCGTCGCCCTGCAGTCCAGCTTCCTGCACCCCGACCTAACCCTCGAGGAGAATCTGAAGTTCTTCGCGAAGGCCGTCGGCTGCGGGCTGATCGAGCCCGCGTTTAGGCTGGGCCTAGGGCCCTACATGGGGCGCCGCGTCTCCGAGCTGAGCTTCGGCTGGCGCCGGAGGGCCGACCTAGCCGCCGCTCTGCTGTGCGAGCCGGACGTCCTACTGCTGGACGAGCCTTTGTTGGGGCTCGACGCCTCCGGGGCGGCCGCCGTCGTCGAGGCCGTCCTCGGCCACGGCGGCGACGCGTTGATCACGGCGTCTGATCCCTGCAGATACTCCTCGATGAGGTTCGACGCAGTCTACACGCTGAGGGACGGGAAGCTGGTCGAGGAGGAGGCCCCATGTTGA
- the bluB gene encoding 5,6-dimethylbenzimidazole synthase, whose amino-acid sequence MDLYDAIKKRRDVRSYYRSDPIPPRVLAKLLMAAHLAPSVGFSQPWNFILVYDLEKRRMIKELVERERERFRSLLDERRRQIFDNIKVEAILDTPVNLAVTCDPTRFGPHVLGRTTMPELCQYSAVLAVGNLWLAAVAEGIGVGWVSFFHKDDVKRILGIPQHVDLVAYLTLGYVTRFPERPELEEKGWLSRLPLDALVYVDEFGRRPPADLLEELRAVKL is encoded by the coding sequence ATGGATCTCTACGACGCCATAAAGAAACGGAGGGATGTCAGGAGCTACTACAGGAGCGATCCGATCCCGCCGCGGGTCCTGGCCAAGTTGTTGATGGCGGCCCATCTAGCCCCCTCCGTCGGCTTCTCGCAACCTTGGAACTTTATATTGGTCTACGACTTGGAGAAGAGGCGGATGATCAAGGAGCTCGTGGAGAGGGAGAGGGAACGCTTCCGCTCCCTGCTCGACGAGAGACGTAGGCAGATCTTCGACAACATAAAGGTGGAGGCCATACTGGACACCCCCGTCAACCTAGCCGTCACGTGCGACCCTACCCGCTTCGGGCCCCACGTGCTGGGCAGAACCACAATGCCGGAGCTCTGCCAGTACAGCGCAGTCCTGGCGGTGGGCAATCTGTGGCTGGCGGCCGTCGCCGAGGGCATAGGCGTCGGTTGGGTCAGCTTCTTCCACAAGGACGACGTGAAGAGGATACTGGGCATACCCCAACACGTCGACCTCGTGGCGTATCTGACTCTGGGCTACGTCACGCGCTTCCCGGAGCGCCCGGAGCTTGAGGAGAAGGGGTGGCTGTCCAGACTCCCCCTAGACGCCTTGGTCTACGTCGACGAGTTCGGCAGAAGGCCGCCGGCGGATCTGCTGGAGGAGCTCAGAGCTGTTAAGCTCTAG
- a CDS encoding ArsR/SmtB family transcription factor: protein MVAQNSDAYRASLIWLFGSRSGKLRFALLEKLRERPMNANQLSRALNVNYKVIRRHLDALESFGLVRRVAKHYGAPYFVPEDVVSRWDEIAEIASKY from the coding sequence ATGGTTGCACAGAATTCCGACGCGTACAGGGCTTCGCTAATATGGCTATTCGGATCTCGGTCGGGCAAGCTGAGGTTCGCCCTTCTGGAGAAGTTGCGGGAGAGGCCCATGAACGCCAACCAGCTGTCCAGAGCCCTGAACGTCAACTACAAGGTCATCCGCCGCCATCTAGACGCCCTCGAGAGCTTCGGCCTCGTGAGGAGGGTCGCGAAGCACTACGGGGCGCCCTATTTCGTGCCGGAGGACGTGGTGTCCCGCTGGGACGAGATAGCCGAGATAGCATCTAAGTACTAA
- a CDS encoding YncE family protein has translation MSRWLLPIALALSLVALASSLLGRPDKPDTFVILGGGPPSLELYVDGKYVGGVALNGALPNFTMYDGFLWGGRLVVTTPEVGRWIYIYELGDLSRPSAIIEAPGNVSHFLYYSPDVAPVEGGVLWLAVSDFGDRKGYLCPLDLYNEVLGKCVPVGLYPHAPIYLNGDVVAPLMREPYLVVMVGGRSLRVPVLAFWPPYVNSHEALRYVFLSFHMLTTDGVYIYGEGHPIEPGYRLSPVDIDAMSLLVEMNSRGQVLAYFPTSAPPPGLPGLAVCRGKLFATSPMEGSVYVLQAPGLKPIAVLKLGKAPWGVFANPDCSEVYVTDILGRSVYVLDVDTLKVVAEYKTHMAYPHTVIFVDSATAKAIERFVKPNIEYNYTDLYPPVLACGDMAP, from the coding sequence ATGTCCCGTTGGCTTTTGCCAATCGCCCTCGCGCTGTCCCTAGTAGCCCTGGCCTCGTCGCTCTTGGGTCGGCCCGACAAGCCCGACACGTTCGTGATCCTGGGCGGCGGCCCGCCCAGCCTAGAGCTATACGTGGACGGGAAGTACGTCGGCGGCGTTGCGCTCAACGGCGCGTTGCCCAACTTCACCATGTACGACGGCTTCCTCTGGGGCGGACGGCTGGTGGTGACGACGCCGGAGGTGGGGCGGTGGATATACATATACGAATTGGGCGACTTGAGCCGCCCCTCGGCGATAATAGAGGCGCCGGGCAACGTGAGCCACTTCCTGTACTACTCCCCCGACGTAGCGCCTGTGGAGGGCGGCGTGTTGTGGCTCGCGGTCTCCGACTTCGGGGACAGGAAGGGCTATCTATGCCCGCTGGATCTCTACAACGAGGTTCTGGGGAAGTGCGTCCCCGTCGGCCTCTACCCACACGCGCCGATATACCTCAACGGCGACGTCGTGGCGCCGCTGATGCGCGAGCCGTACCTAGTGGTGATGGTCGGGGGCAGGTCACTGAGAGTGCCCGTGCTGGCCTTCTGGCCTCCCTACGTCAACTCCCACGAGGCTCTGCGGTACGTCTTTCTCTCGTTCCACATGTTGACCACCGACGGCGTATACATATACGGCGAGGGCCACCCGATAGAGCCCGGCTATAGGCTTTCGCCGGTCGACATAGACGCCATGTCTTTGCTGGTGGAGATGAACTCGCGCGGCCAAGTCCTCGCGTACTTCCCCACGTCAGCCCCTCCGCCCGGCTTGCCGGGCCTCGCCGTCTGCCGCGGGAAGCTGTTCGCCACCTCGCCGATGGAGGGCTCCGTGTACGTCCTCCAGGCGCCTGGGCTCAAGCCCATAGCCGTATTGAAGCTCGGCAAGGCCCCCTGGGGCGTGTTCGCCAACCCGGACTGTAGCGAGGTGTACGTTACGGACATATTGGGACGCTCCGTCTACGTTCTAGACGTCGACACCCTCAAGGTTGTGGCGGAGTACAAGACCCATATGGCGTACCCGCACACGGTCATCTTCGTGGACTCCGCGACGGCTAAGGCAATCGAGCGGTTTGTCAAACCCAATATAGAGTACAACTACACCGACTTATACCCGCCGGTATTGGCTTGCGGCGATATGGCCCCCTAA
- a CDS encoding dinitrogenase iron-molybdenum cofactor biosynthesis protein, giving the protein MELKIAIAAAPEGVVFPGHFAHAPIYKIYKYKDGALSPIEERRNPLGSVPDADAGHGISAMNSHFQGESPSGNIPMHGLAKYKWLRERVLPDVDVVIAGGACQTSYRYFTSEGVKILFTDPVEIEALVNYVSANPKDFEEALEQAGNA; this is encoded by the coding sequence ATGGAGCTGAAGATAGCGATCGCGGCGGCGCCTGAAGGCGTCGTCTTCCCCGGCCACTTCGCGCACGCCCCTATCTACAAGATCTACAAATACAAGGACGGCGCGTTGAGCCCCATCGAGGAGCGGAGGAACCCGCTGGGCAGTGTGCCCGACGCAGACGCCGGGCACGGGATATCCGCCATGAACTCCCACTTCCAGGGCGAGAGCCCGTCGGGCAATATCCCCATGCACGGGCTGGCCAAATATAAATGGCTTAGAGAGCGCGTGCTCCCCGACGTGGACGTGGTCATAGCCGGCGGCGCGTGCCAGACCAGCTACCGCTACTTCACGTCTGAGGGCGTGAAGATCCTCTTCACGGACCCCGTCGAGATAGAGGCCTTGGTGAACTACGTCTCGGCCAACCCCAAGGACTTCGAGGAGGCGCTTGAGCAGGCCGGCAACGCCTAA
- a CDS encoding SRPBCC domain-containing protein yields the protein MDLYFEGYLDGPPTRSLEEIMRCAGWRPVKAEGGWTVFEVDSDIPLLRRAYLKVRERGPWSFEGEGYALGSRLEFSLDLSRSGERVRWVFRGRQSGLVDLLGRGFVEAVARSLADRLAKCCRG from the coding sequence GTGGACCTATACTTCGAGGGCTATTTAGACGGGCCCCCGACAAGATCGCTGGAGGAGATAATGAGGTGCGCCGGCTGGAGGCCCGTGAAGGCGGAGGGCGGCTGGACGGTATTCGAGGTGGACTCCGATATACCTCTGTTGAGGCGCGCCTATCTGAAGGTGAGGGAGAGAGGGCCCTGGAGCTTCGAGGGTGAGGGATACGCGCTGGGGAGCAGGCTGGAGTTCTCCCTAGACCTCTCCCGCTCCGGCGAAAGGGTGAGGTGGGTCTTCAGGGGGAGGCAGAGCGGCCTCGTGGATCTGTTAGGCCGGGGCTTCGTCGAGGCCGTCGCCCGGAGCCTCGCCGACAGGCTGGCCAAGTGTTGCAGGGGCTGA
- a CDS encoding SCO family protein, translated as MRMATILLVLLPVASLAVYYLAFRGTAGQSPADSLGLPQAVYTCYPPGKRPQAYDFNLTDQYGERIALDQLWNRPVLLTFTYTYCPDVCPLVNSLLNRTLPLLGGGVVAVDVTLDPQHDTVQRLAAYSKANHYDWLFLTGPESYLEGIWKAYGVTRIAQQNYIAHSIVFVVIYRGEVLGRVDGMPTSPEQLASFVKTALAGCG; from the coding sequence ATGAGGATGGCGACCATTCTCCTGGTCCTGCTGCCGGTGGCCTCACTCGCCGTATACTACCTCGCGTTCCGCGGGACTGCCGGCCAGTCCCCGGCCGACTCCCTGGGGCTTCCGCAGGCCGTCTACACGTGCTATCCTCCCGGCAAACGCCCCCAAGCCTACGACTTCAACTTGACCGACCAATACGGCGAGCGGATCGCCCTCGACCAGCTCTGGAACAGACCAGTGTTGTTGACATTCACCTACACCTACTGCCCCGACGTATGCCCTCTGGTTAACTCCTTGCTGAATAGGACCTTGCCGTTGTTGGGCGGAGGGGTAGTGGCGGTGGACGTGACGCTCGACCCACAACACGACACGGTGCAGAGGCTCGCGGCCTACAGCAAGGCCAACCACTACGACTGGCTCTTCCTCACAGGCCCCGAGAGCTACCTGGAGGGGATCTGGAAGGCGTACGGCGTGACGCGGATCGCCCAGCAGAACTACATAGCGCACAGCATAGTGTTCGTCGTCATATACCGCGGCGAGGTGTTGGGGAGGGTCGACGGCATGCCGACCTCGCCCGAACAGCTCGCCTCGTTTGTCAAGACCGCGCTGGCCGGATGCGGATAG
- the ccsA gene encoding cytochrome c biogenesis protein CcsA, with amino-acid sequence MKPILATISNRYFPAAAGASAAAVWAYYLAQFAALNFGLLDVYANTSLGMPLYYRLAASLANVGGVLLYIGAVLGILGAASRNARLSAAALGYAALAVAVGAFARTDLAPPGIGLNPLLRSPWALPHPLAVLTGYALLIAAVADPRLRDLYVKAAWTSLSLGLLLGAYWSYTTFGWGGYWEWDPVETGIFLTWLLALARIHWRSDGPLYAAAGAELLTMAITYGGVSPLHSFVGISDVSLGLAAASAAFLALSVQSALRRAPDGLVQAGGALMYGAGLYVYATLLAPMAARLFGLQASVPSGNSAIGIYHAVLVPATAAVLVGITWRWLGRQAALLWTAVSIAAGAALSLAHPWSPASSAASNIAIYALVFLSAGALVASAAAARERGPLLAAVHASFAVLVAAIALSAPYAYHMSYSEFFEAKPGQMYLVKIGNEIAPFSLSVAGASGPRELVSIPPYLARYISGDIATAAGAATALRSRLRFELVYLNGTPYVVAFGDLADGPHYVGGVPLYVYNVTRTPYGDLVVGLVDLGGAAVELPGPLGVLSGLLACRPNATTYNSYDIYLRVYVGGREATAVVKYDASGELKLIRGLVPGVALVGDWLDDYYVAVSPGGLAYDNAVFPYPLLQLAKYDLRSCLPLGAAALLSAYFGAPLNSTQIDSLLAANAVADSYVVMVKKVPLVNLVWASGSALVALSALSLWRRRA; translated from the coding sequence ATGAAGCCTATATTGGCAACAATTAGTAACAGATACTTCCCGGCCGCCGCAGGCGCGTCCGCAGCAGCGGTTTGGGCTTACTACCTGGCCCAGTTCGCGGCGCTGAATTTCGGGCTACTGGACGTCTACGCAAATACGTCCCTCGGGATGCCGCTGTACTACCGGCTCGCGGCCTCGCTGGCCAACGTGGGCGGCGTCCTGCTCTACATCGGCGCCGTGCTCGGCATCCTCGGCGCCGCGTCCCGCAACGCCCGTCTATCCGCGGCGGCCTTAGGCTACGCCGCGTTGGCTGTGGCCGTCGGCGCCTTCGCCCGCACCGACTTGGCGCCGCCGGGGATAGGCCTCAACCCCCTGCTCAGGAGCCCGTGGGCCCTCCCCCACCCCCTCGCCGTCCTGACGGGCTATGCTCTGCTAATAGCGGCGGTGGCCGACCCTAGGCTGCGCGATCTCTACGTCAAGGCCGCTTGGACCTCGTTGAGTCTGGGCCTCCTCCTCGGGGCCTACTGGTCCTACACCACATTCGGCTGGGGCGGATACTGGGAGTGGGACCCCGTCGAGACGGGCATATTCCTGACTTGGCTGTTGGCGCTGGCCAGAATCCACTGGAGGTCCGACGGCCCGCTGTACGCCGCGGCGGGCGCCGAGCTGTTGACCATGGCCATAACCTACGGAGGCGTCTCGCCTCTCCACTCCTTCGTGGGGATCTCCGACGTGAGCCTGGGCCTGGCGGCGGCATCCGCCGCGTTCCTGGCACTATCCGTGCAGTCGGCCTTGAGGCGGGCACCGGACGGCTTGGTCCAGGCAGGGGGAGCGCTGATGTACGGGGCCGGGCTCTACGTCTACGCTACCCTGCTGGCCCCCATGGCCGCGCGCCTATTCGGCTTACAGGCGTCCGTGCCCTCCGGCAACTCGGCTATCGGCATATACCACGCCGTGCTCGTGCCTGCCACAGCCGCTGTGCTGGTCGGCATCACGTGGCGGTGGCTGGGGAGGCAGGCCGCCCTATTGTGGACCGCCGTATCTATCGCGGCGGGCGCGGCGCTCAGCCTGGCCCATCCGTGGTCGCCAGCAAGCTCCGCCGCGTCTAACATAGCCATATACGCCTTGGTCTTCCTGTCGGCCGGAGCCCTAGTAGCCTCGGCGGCCGCCGCAAGGGAAAGAGGGCCGCTCCTAGCCGCCGTGCACGCCTCCTTCGCTGTGCTGGTCGCCGCGATAGCCCTAAGCGCCCCTTACGCCTACCATATGTCCTATTCCGAGTTCTTCGAGGCGAAGCCCGGACAGATGTACCTCGTGAAGATCGGCAACGAAATAGCGCCGTTTTCTCTATCGGTGGCGGGCGCGTCGGGCCCTAGAGAGCTGGTGTCTATCCCGCCCTACTTGGCCCGGTACATCTCCGGCGACATCGCGACGGCGGCTGGGGCGGCTACCGCTCTGAGGAGCCGGCTCCGCTTCGAGCTCGTCTACCTCAACGGGACACCCTACGTCGTCGCGTTCGGCGACTTGGCCGACGGGCCGCACTACGTGGGCGGGGTGCCTCTATACGTCTACAACGTGACCCGTACCCCGTACGGCGATCTCGTCGTGGGGCTGGTCGACCTCGGCGGCGCCGCGGTGGAGTTGCCGGGCCCGCTGGGCGTGTTGAGCGGGCTGCTGGCGTGTCGGCCCAACGCGACCACTTACAACTCCTACGACATATACCTCCGGGTATACGTCGGCGGGCGCGAGGCGACCGCCGTCGTGAAGTACGACGCGTCCGGCGAGCTGAAGCTCATTAGAGGGCTGGTCCCGGGCGTCGCGCTCGTGGGGGACTGGCTCGACGACTACTACGTCGCAGTGAGCCCCGGCGGCCTGGCCTACGACAACGCGGTGTTCCCCTACCCGTTGCTTCAGCTGGCCAAGTACGATCTGCGCAGTTGCCTCCCCCTAGGCGCCGCCGCGTTGTTGTCCGCCTACTTCGGCGCGCCTCTGAACTCCACCCAGATCGATTCGCTACTGGCGGCCAACGCCGTTGCGGACAGCTACGTTGTTATGGTGAAGAAGGTGCCCCTCGTCAACCTGGTCTGGGCTTCCGGCTCCGCGCTGGTGGCCCTCTCGGCCCTGTCGCTATGGCGCCGCCGGGCGTAG
- a CDS encoding SCO family protein — translation MALGVEKTVRALLFAASAALIAAYSALHPAVLEQPYRSVFPLEIKYFCAPVRLPHIELVDQYGRQVGFPPPGVFVLSFGYTHCPDVCPLTFRVLNQTQKLLHLSVYIVTVDPAGDTPERLRIYAEANHYNFTFLTGQPDALREVWNAMGVYVQEAQTQGGYVIYHSVVIALVVNGTAVREIDGLPDPTSIANFFTNSSACTRTS, via the coding sequence ATGGCTCTCGGAGTCGAGAAAACAGTAAGGGCTCTCCTCTTCGCCGCATCTGCCGCGCTCATAGCGGCCTACTCGGCGCTCCACCCCGCAGTTCTGGAACAGCCGTACAGGAGCGTCTTCCCCCTCGAGATCAAATATTTCTGCGCCCCCGTGAGGCTCCCGCACATCGAGCTGGTCGACCAGTACGGGCGCCAGGTGGGCTTCCCTCCGCCGGGCGTCTTCGTGCTCTCTTTCGGCTATACCCACTGCCCGGACGTATGCCCGCTGACGTTTAGAGTGCTTAACCAGACCCAGAAGCTACTGCATCTGTCGGTCTACATAGTCACTGTTGATCCCGCCGGCGATACCCCGGAGAGGCTCCGCATATACGCCGAGGCCAACCACTACAACTTCACCTTCTTGACCGGCCAGCCCGACGCCTTGCGGGAGGTGTGGAACGCCATGGGGGTCTACGTCCAGGAGGCCCAGACGCAGGGCGGGTACGTCATATACCACAGCGTGGTGATCGCCTTAGTCGTCAACGGCACGGCGGTCAGGGAGATAGACGGCTTGCCGGACCCGACGTCCATAGCCAACTTCTTTACAAACTCCAGCGCGTGTACAAGGACGTCATGA
- a CDS encoding YeeE/YedE thiosulfate transporter family protein produces the protein MGVPDFLKKPWKPEIAGAVIGVIAVLQIIVVRSPWYITGPENQFGGWLYNVLSGGLLKTGQWAYFNPNSPMFVAPAAPPWDPRNKEFMIVWGFMLGAMIAKALEGQWRLRWPANRATVVLSVVGGLMLGFGARLALGCNIGNFVATIQSLVFSGFVFFLGMVVGSFIGTKLIEEYLMGLMGRSKPIRIELGNRVDNRKVLVFALAMTLVTALYWWLLGVVTAIAFLLLGIGYGFAGSKGEICFTSMLRDGFWSRLAPYGGNARAVAIALSIMITGNLILKYGLGWQYREFLFPVGAHTFVGGALFGIGMVLVAGCSFSSAYRSGEGSIPHLIAWFGMVSGMVVLSYVWPFFFTTSIYLSPVLRFQDLFGGNLAAGAAAAYSVALFIGLVGSWRDGTLRRLAAAPTIRLGLLRAVKLR, from the coding sequence ATGGGGGTCCCCGACTTCTTGAAAAAGCCCTGGAAGCCCGAGATCGCCGGCGCCGTGATAGGCGTCATAGCCGTGTTGCAGATAATCGTGGTGAGGAGTCCTTGGTACATCACGGGGCCCGAAAACCAGTTCGGAGGCTGGCTGTACAACGTCTTGAGCGGAGGGCTCCTCAAGACGGGCCAGTGGGCCTACTTCAACCCCAACTCGCCCATGTTCGTCGCGCCGGCGGCGCCTCCTTGGGACCCGAGGAATAAGGAGTTCATGATAGTGTGGGGCTTCATGCTAGGCGCGATGATAGCCAAGGCGCTGGAGGGCCAGTGGCGGCTCAGATGGCCGGCGAACCGCGCCACGGTGGTCTTGTCGGTCGTCGGAGGCCTCATGTTGGGCTTCGGCGCCAGGCTGGCGTTGGGTTGCAACATAGGCAACTTCGTGGCGACTATCCAGAGCCTCGTGTTCTCCGGCTTTGTGTTCTTCTTGGGGATGGTGGTCGGCAGCTTTATAGGGACCAAGCTGATAGAGGAATATCTGATGGGCCTAATGGGCAGATCCAAGCCGATAAGGATAGAGCTGGGCAACCGCGTGGACAACCGCAAGGTCCTGGTATTCGCCTTGGCCATGACGCTCGTAACTGCTCTATACTGGTGGCTGCTGGGAGTCGTGACCGCCATAGCGTTTCTATTGCTTGGGATAGGCTACGGCTTCGCCGGCTCTAAGGGCGAGATATGCTTCACCTCGATGTTGAGGGACGGCTTCTGGTCGCGGCTGGCGCCGTACGGCGGCAACGCCAGGGCGGTGGCCATAGCGCTGTCTATAATGATAACTGGAAACCTGATACTGAAATACGGCCTGGGGTGGCAGTACAGGGAGTTTCTGTTCCCGGTAGGCGCGCACACGTTTGTCGGAGGGGCCTTGTTCGGGATCGGCATGGTGTTGGTGGCAGGCTGTAGCTTCAGTAGCGCCTACAGGAGCGGGGAGGGCAGCATACCCCACTTGATAGCCTGGTTCGGCATGGTCTCCGGCATGGTGGTCCTGTCGTACGTCTGGCCCTTCTTCTTCACGACGTCCATATACCTGAGCCCGGTCCTGCGCTTTCAAGATCTCTTCGGCGGCAATCTGGCGGCCGGCGCGGCCGCCGCCTACTCCGTGGCGTTGTTCATAGGCTTGGTGGGCAGCTGGCGCGACGGGACTCTGCGCCGCCTGGCGGCGGCCCCCACAATAAGGCTAGGCCTCCTGCGCGCCGTCAAGCTCAGGTAA
- a CDS encoding sulfurtransferase TusA family protein, with translation MEVKTVKISGAHCLGPVELRKAISDVPVGGYLEVITDDACAREDIPAWCRFTKNELVEFQELGGGWMRFLIRRTR, from the coding sequence GTGGAGGTCAAGACGGTCAAGATAAGCGGGGCCCACTGCCTGGGGCCCGTGGAGCTGAGGAAGGCCATATCAGACGTGCCGGTGGGCGGCTACCTCGAGGTAATAACCGACGACGCGTGCGCCAGGGAGGACATACCGGCCTGGTGTAGGTTCACCAAGAACGAGCTAGTGGAGTTCCAAGAACTGGGCGGGGGCTGGATGAGGTTCTTGATAAGGCGTACTCGGTGA
- a CDS encoding protoheme IX farnesyltransferase, with amino-acid sequence MTSRDVQIGPRNRRRRAFCYVVLMKPRVIWLLVLASVAGYLYAGGRSPVSLAELVAVGTLSAGGAAAFNHYWERREDSVMSRTRARPIPAGCVEPRRALEFSLATTAVGIALALLWLGAPAAASVALGWFSYAVAYTVILKKRSIANIFVGGLAGVAAFITGCLSAGLLDASALLLSAAIYLWIPSHIWSLAYVYRQDYARAGIKMLPVVLDDRKASAVISALNIFSAAYMAATLLLVSPIAAAVQAAASAYGVYISARSLAGGDPGYFWRMFKASGPLLTVYLALIAAARL; translated from the coding sequence ATGACCTCCCGAGACGTGCAGATCGGTCCGAGAAACCGCCGGCGGAGGGCCTTTTGCTACGTCGTCTTGATGAAGCCGCGGGTCATCTGGCTTCTGGTGCTCGCCTCTGTAGCCGGATACCTCTACGCGGGCGGTAGAAGCCCAGTATCCCTGGCCGAGCTCGTCGCCGTCGGCACGCTCTCGGCCGGCGGCGCCGCTGCTTTCAACCACTACTGGGAAAGGCGCGAGGACTCCGTCATGTCTAGGACAAGGGCGAGGCCGATTCCTGCAGGTTGCGTGGAGCCGCGGCGGGCGCTTGAGTTCTCTCTGGCGACGACCGCCGTAGGCATCGCCCTCGCCCTCCTCTGGCTGGGAGCCCCCGCCGCGGCCTCGGTGGCTCTAGGGTGGTTCTCGTACGCAGTGGCCTACACAGTTATTCTGAAGAAGCGGAGCATCGCCAATATCTTCGTCGGAGGCCTCGCCGGCGTTGCCGCGTTTATTACGGGGTGCCTCTCGGCGGGCTTGCTGGACGCCTCTGCCCTACTGCTGTCGGCCGCGATCTACCTCTGGATCCCCTCGCATATATGGTCTCTGGCCTACGTCTACAGACAGGACTACGCCAGGGCCGGCATAAAGATGTTGCCTGTGGTCCTCGACGACAGGAAGGCGTCCGCCGTCATCTCTGCCCTGAACATCTTCTCGGCGGCCTACATGGCGGCCACTTTGCTCTTAGTCTCGCCGATAGCCGCGGCCGTGCAAGCCGCGGCGTCGGCCTACGGCGTGTACATATCGGCGCGCTCCCTCGCGGGCGGGGATCCGGGCTACTTCTGGCGTATGTTTAAGGCGTCCGGCCCCCTCTTGACGGTCTACCTCGCCCTAATCGCGGCCGCGAGGCTATGA
- the ccsA gene encoding cytochrome c biogenesis protein CcsA translates to MASLKDYTASALALAFVSLSGWAALAGPFPALVPLGDSTAYRSIYVHVPLSTAALLSGLLAFLFGLIYLGKKKARYFALLDRSAKAAAALSWASFVGGTAWAATSWGSAFSGDPRQLSVLAMAVLYSIYLVVKRSVEDPDRSMSISAFYATVAFASVPVVLIAPSIFPALHPATGTAVEALGEPIARLLDVSMALALSLLALYIAGARVPKPIAYLSLAIAASVAAVIGAQYLQPVYVVYGASLAGNVVVMNTSGGVLSVPLSRVDLRPLFVNGTSTLVGHLVAPNGAIVVHWSVAVNVLIAGAAILALSVSGRHEL, encoded by the coding sequence ATGGCCTCGCTCAAGGACTACACAGCGTCGGCCCTAGCGCTGGCCTTCGTCTCGTTGTCGGGCTGGGCCGCGCTCGCCGGCCCCTTCCCCGCCCTGGTGCCTCTAGGAGATTCCACGGCGTATAGGAGCATCTACGTCCACGTCCCTCTGTCCACCGCCGCGCTCTTGTCCGGCCTCCTCGCGTTCCTCTTCGGCCTGATATATCTGGGGAAGAAGAAGGCCCGGTACTTCGCGTTGTTGGACAGATCCGCCAAGGCCGCGGCGGCCCTCTCGTGGGCCAGCTTCGTCGGCGGCACGGCCTGGGCCGCGACGTCGTGGGGCTCTGCATTCTCGGGCGATCCCCGCCAGCTGTCTGTTCTGGCCATGGCTGTCCTGTACTCGATATACCTCGTCGTCAAACGCTCCGTCGAGGACCCTGACAGGTCAATGTCCATATCTGCGTTCTACGCGACCGTCGCCTTTGCGTCGGTGCCCGTTGTCCTGATAGCCCCGTCGATATTCCCGGCCCTCCACCCGGCGACAGGCACGGCAGTCGAGGCCCTAGGTGAGCCGATCGCCAGGCTGTTAGACGTCTCCATGGCGCTGGCCCTATCCCTACTCGCTCTGTATATAGCGGGCGCCAGAGTGCCCAAGCCGATCGCCTACCTATCGCTCGCAATCGCCGCGTCTGTAGCCGCGGTGATAGGCGCCCAGTACCTACAGCCCGTCTACGTCGTGTACGGAGCCAGTTTGGCGGGGAACGTCGTGGTCATGAACACCTCCGGGGGCGTCCTCTCGGTGCCGCTGTCTAGGGTGGATCTAAGGCCTCTTTTCGTCAACGGGACGTCGACCTTAGTAGGCCATCTGGTTGCTCCCAACGGCGCCATCGTCGTCCATTGGTCCGTGGCCGTCAACGTGTTGATAGCCGGCGCCGCGATACTGGCGCTGTCCGTGTCGGGGCGGCATGAACTTTAA